CCAAATTCCGACTGCGATCCCGACCGCCATCGCAAGAAAAATCCATACCGTTAAAAAGCGGTCTAAAAACGACAATCGTTTCGGTTCGCAACAATCCACCATCATTCACCTCGTCATTCCACATCAGCACCCGCAGCGGGCCGTCGGATTCGCTGTCTCGATTTTGCGAATGTTTTCGCCTTGGTCCGGAACGTACGACAACACCGCTTGCAACAGCGAGTAGTATTCACTTTGCGGCCGGAGCGAATAATACACCCATTGCCCTCTCCGCTCTTCTTTGATCAGCCCGGCATCTTTTAACTTACGCAAATGCTGGCTGATCGCCGGCTGGCTGGTCGAAAACACCTCCAGCAGCTCGCACACACAGCATTCCCGCTTATTCAAAATCGCCAAAATCGTCAGCCGCGTCGGATCACCAAGCAGCTTTAATACCCGGGCTGTCGCTTCCATCTCCATCGCGAGTTGCGGCATATCACCCCTCCGTTCATCATCATATCATGATTTGCTTATATAAAAACGAACAACCATCATGAAACGGCCACGCCAACCAATGAAATGGTTTCCGCCAATCATTATATAATTAAGTACTTATATAAGTCAACCATGATGTATCGACAAAAGCAAGAAAAGCGGGCGTGCCGCATGTTTCCGCCGTACGCCCGCAAATGTTTCCCGCCCTCTGCCGCCGACACACCTTAGTCCATCCGCTTTTTCACCGCTGACAGAAGATCGATTGCCTTCGTCCCCACCCCGACGAATGTTTCCAAAATCGCTTGCGCCCCTGCAATCGAAAAAATGAAAATCAGCGGCATAGCGATAGTCGGAATGAAAAAATAGCCAAGCGCGATCAACATCGCGCTCCACACCCCCGCGCACCAATAACAATTCAACAAGTAGCCAAATTTGGAGGTCGGCACTTTCTTGATTTCCGTATGCCCGTCCTCACTTTTGACTTTTTCTTTCTTCATAAACGGATTGCGCAGAAACTCGGTAATTTTGTCGAACACAATCAAATGGGTAAACCGATAGCTGGCCAAAATCATCATGATGTACGTCATCCAGTCGAGTTCGCGAAGCATGGCGAGTCCCTTTCTTTTTACATTTCGTCCCTTGTATTATGGACCAAAAGTCGTTTCATTATCACATGACCGCCACAATACCAGGAGGAACAAAGCCAGCTGTCCACCTTTTTGCGCAGCCACAAAACGTCCGCATGAAACCCTCCTCTTTGTTTTTCTTCTTGGGCACAATCATTTTCTGGTATAACTTATCTTCTTCACCCCAAGTTTGGCGTGACTCGGCAAACAGCATTTTGACCTTTTTCATGTGCCTGCAATGTCCTTTAACCTGTCGAACTTAAAATGTCACTTGACGATTCCAAACGTTGAAACAACCACAAAAAAACGAGATGTGCAAACAGTCGCCTCAACGGGAGCTCCCTCTGCGGCGCACATCTCGTTCACGCGAAAGAATATTACGCGTTATTGCCCTTGAACCAATTCGAGCGGAACCGGAATAAATTTTTCCACTTTCTCCCCTTTGTGAACGCGAATGGCGGCTTCCACAGCTTTTTCGCCAATTAATGCCGGTTTTTGTGCGACCGTGGCTGCCATTTTGCCTTCTTTCACGGCTTTGACTGCGTCATCTGTCGCATCGAATCCGACCACAAGGACGTTGTTCATTCCATGTGCTTGCAACGCCTCTAAAGCTCCTAAGGCCATTTCATCATTATGCGCAAAAACCGCTTGAATGTCTTTATGGCTTTGCAAAATGTTTTCCATGACCGCCAGTCCTTTCGCCCGGTCAAAATCTGCCGCCTGTTTGGCGACGACCTTCATATTGGCTGCTTTGTCAATGACTTGGTGAAATCCTTCTCCACGTTCACGAGCGGCCGAGGAACCAGGAATCCCTTCCAATTCCACAATGTTTCCACCGTTTTTCAAGTGATCGACAAGAAATTGGGCCGCCATTTTCCCACCAGCCACATTGTCAGAAGCGATATGGGTGACCACTTCCCCGCCGTCCGCGCTGCGGTCGACCGTAATGACCGGGATGTTGGCGCTGTTGGCGGATTCAATCGCAGAAGCCACGGCGCTCGAGTCCGTCGGATTGACCAAAAGCACATCGACCTTCTGCTGGATCAAGTCTTCAATATCGTTAATTTGTTTCGCCGAATCATTTTGGGCATCGACGACAATCAATTCCGCCCCTTCGTCTTTGGCGGCTTTTTCAGCCCCTTCTTTTAAGGTGACAAAGAACGGGTTGTTCAAGGTGGAAATGGACAAACCGATTTTCACTTCCCCATCCTGTTTTGTTTTCCCTTTGTCGCTCGATGCGTTGTTCTGGTCGAGCGAACATCCACCCAACACGCCGCCTGCAAGCAACAATGTGGCTAACAAACCAACTGCTTTTCGCATTTTCATACTCCCCCTTATTTTTTGATAACATCTATCATACTTCTTTGCGGCGGTCTAACAGCACCGCAAGAAGAATGACCGCTCCTTTGATGACTTGCTGGTAAAACGACGACACATTGAGCAAGTTCAATCCATTGTTCAATACACCGATAATCAAGGCGCCGACTAACGTGCCGAAAATCCAGCCTCTTCCTCCTGACAAACTGGTGCCGCCTAAGACAACGGCCGCAATGGCATCCAACTCGTACGCCGTTCCCGCTGTCGGCTGCGCGGAATTCAAACGGGAAGTTAAAATGAGCCCCGCCAAAGCAGATAACGTCCCTGTCAGCGC
Above is a window of Geobacillus thermoleovorans DNA encoding:
- a CDS encoding ArsR/SmtB family transcription factor, whose translation is MPQLAMEMEATARVLKLLGDPTRLTILAILNKRECCVCELLEVFSTSQPAISQHLRKLKDAGLIKEERRGQWVYYSLRPQSEYYSLLQAVLSYVPDQGENIRKIETANPTARCGC
- a CDS encoding DUF1360 domain-containing protein, which translates into the protein MLRELDWMTYIMMILASYRFTHLIVFDKITEFLRNPFMKKEKVKSEDGHTEIKKVPTSKFGYLLNCYWCAGVWSAMLIALGYFFIPTIAMPLIFIFSIAGAQAILETFVGVGTKAIDLLSAVKKRMD
- the rbsB gene encoding ribose ABC transporter substrate-binding protein RbsB: MRKAVGLLATLLLAGGVLGGCSLDQNNASSDKGKTKQDGEVKIGLSISTLNNPFFVTLKEGAEKAAKDEGAELIVVDAQNDSAKQINDIEDLIQQKVDVLLVNPTDSSAVASAIESANSANIPVITVDRSADGGEVVTHIASDNVAGGKMAAQFLVDHLKNGGNIVELEGIPGSSAARERGEGFHQVIDKAANMKVVAKQAADFDRAKGLAVMENILQSHKDIQAVFAHNDEMALGALEALQAHGMNNVLVVGFDATDDAVKAVKEGKMAATVAQKPALIGEKAVEAAIRVHKGEKVEKFIPVPLELVQGQ